A stretch of DNA from Nitrospira sp.:
GCGATGCCGGCACCACCTTGGCGATCACGGGCCCATCCCCGGCATTGTAGTAAATGGTGGTATAGGCCAGATTGGTCAGCGGTTTGCCGTCCGTCCCGGTCGTGGGTTCCGTATACGCCACCGTGATGGTGGACTTCGGCGGCTTGACGTGCACCTTTGTGGTCGTGCCGCACTTCGTCCAGGCGCTCGAATAGGGAGGCGCGATCATCCCTTCCATGAAGCTGGCGCCGCAGCCGGTCAAGGCCATGAAGGCGGGAACAAGGCCGGCAACGATGAGCCCTTTTGACCCAAGAGCGAGAGAATGCATAGCGATACTGTAGGCCAATTCGTCAGACGCTTGCAAGCCAGGATTGGTCAGACCGGCGGTGTGTATTGTGCGCACCGCTTGGATACCGTGCCCCAGTGACTTGCTGTTTGAAAAGGCAAAACTCGCTATGGTACAGTCCTGCTCTTTGTACTTCCGCATGGGTCGCCTCTCCGGTCCCATCGTCTAGCTTGGCCTAGGACGGAGCCCTCTCAAGGCTCAGACACGGGTTCAAATCCCGTTGGGACCACCAACCTTTTCAGGCAGTTAGCACGAGCCTGGTCGGACCCACCCCCGGCATTGTGCTAAATTTGTGATAGTCGTCCTTAAACACCTGCACCGCTTCCCGCAAATTCTCCGGCGCCAGATGCGCATAGCGTTGAGTCATCCGTCCGTCGCGATGGCCCAGTAAACGCTGTACGCGATACAGATCCACGCCCTTCTGCACCAGCGCCGAGGCAAAGGTATGCCGCAGGTCGTGAAAGCGAAAGTTCGTCACGCCCACAGACTTGCAAGCTCGCCGAAAGGCCGTCGTGACCATATCCGGTGTCACTGGTTCCCTGTCCTCGGTGTGTTGAAGGAAGACCGGGCCGCTTGCCAGCGGTCGAGCTGGTCGCACGGCTTCCAAGGTCTTCATCGCAGGATCGCAGAGAGGAATGCCTAAGCGATCCCCGTTCTTGGTGTGATCCAGAATGATGAGCCCCCGAGTCAGATCGACTTGCTCCCATTGCAGGCACACCACGTTTTCCCGGCGCAGGCCGGTGTAGCGTGCCAGCATCACAATCGGTTGCAGCCATGTCGGACAGGCTTGGTAGATCCTCGCCAACGTCTCGTCATCGCAGTACCGGACGCGGGCATTGTTCACCTTGCCCATCGACACCCGGCACACCGGATTGTCGCGGCACCATTCCCATTCTCGAATGGCGATATTAAAAGCGGTCTTCATCAAGGCCAATTCTTTCACGATGGTCGCCGGTGCAGCTCCTGCTTGTTGCCGTTTCCACTTGTACGCGGCAATCTCTTTCGGTGTGACCTGAACCAAGGTCTTTTTGCCAAACACCGGTAGAAGGTGAGCCAGGACGCCGCGTGCCCGTCGTTCACCGTGGCGACTAGCTCCCACGACTCGCTCAGCCACGTAACGCTCGACCATCTCGGCAAAGGTCCGCTCTTGTTCTTCGAGCCGGTCGAAATAGCGACCTTCGACCAGCTTGACCTTGATCTTGCCGAGCACCGCTTCTGCGAGTCGGCGGTCCGTACATTCGGTACTCCGACGGATTTGTCGCCCCTGATAGACAAACGTCATCCACCACACTTTGTTGCGCTTAAACAGCCCCATCTGCATCCTCCTTCTGGATGAGGCCTGATTTCGGTCTAGTTTCCCCGTGACGGGGAGTATAGACCTCGCATTTCGCCGCTTCAATGAGATGGTCTAGGTCGCGGGTATCGTCGCGTCTCAGGGCGGGTAAGCGGCTTGCTGTGGCCGATTCAAAAGCATCGAGCCACTTCCGAATGTCTTCTGGTTCAAATCTGACGAGGCCGTGAATACGGCGGCAAGGAATCTTGTTCTTGGAAGCCCAGAGATAGAGTGTGGATTCTTTGATGTTGAGCCAAGCTGAGAGTTCTTTGACGGTAAGCATATGCAGATGCACCGGGGGAGTCTCTCGACACCCCCAGTCCCCCTACCATGGGCTGCCCGCGTGACCGCCGGCAGACCGGTGAAACCGAGTGGGTGGTTGTGTGAGCAAATTGCGGTGTCGGTCTTTCCACCGAGCAATGCCCCTGACAATTTCGTTCAGTAGCCATTCTTCCCCTCCAGGGGTGGCGCAAATGACCGCCAACATCGGCGTCAGGGTGTCACTCACCCATCGTTTCACGTTTTGCAGGGTCTGCACCTGCTTCTCCTGGGCCAACCGCCCCTTCTGAAATCCCTCCGTCAGGAGGGCATACCACTCCACCACTGGAGCCCGGTAGCGTTCTTCCTCTTCGGTCTCTTTGGTGATGTCTCGAAAATCCACATAGGAGCGGAGTAAGCCAATCACCAACTCCTTCCAATCGGCTTCCTGCAAACTCGCCAACGCTCGGGCACACTGTTCGGCCCGGTCCTTCTTGAGCTCCAATTCCCATCGAGTGCCATACTCCTGCCAGTTCTCTTGCCCCTTGCTCTGGAGTTCGAGCCGTTTGTCATAAATCCGCAAGAGGGTTTGGCTCTGCGGACTCCCGAAATACATCGTCTCGCCCGTTGTCGCCCCGGTCCCATGCGTGAGGTTGGAGACGATATGCCGGACCTGTGCGGCACGCGTGACACACTGACCGGCAGCAACGGCCTCCCGAATCGTACTGACCGGGACCGATCCGGCTCGATCATCCAGCGCGCAATCAATGCGCGTCACATGCCCTTGCTGCTTATGCACCCATTTGAGCAGGGCGCGGATTTGATCCAGTGTCAGGGCGGACGCGAGGCCGCCCGACAGATCCACATGGATTTCATTCGGACGCCGAGGCGCATTGGTGCCCAGTTTGCCGACCCCGCGCAGGCCGCCTGCCCGCATCCAGGACAAGGGATAGCCTCGGAAGCCGCCTTTGGCCTTGCTCCAATCTCCACCGAGGACCTTCATGGTCTCTTGGGGATTGCTGGCGAGGACGGTGAAGGCCAGCCAATCAATCGTGAGGGTGAAGCCAGAATCCATAGAACCTATCGAACTCCTGTAATGAGCGCTGTGGGTAGCGCCCCCGTGTTACCAAGACGGGGGCCATTCCGGTCCGCCCCGCAGCCTATCGGCATGCGGCGCGGACCGGCTTTGCCTCCCGATGGTGTGACGGATAGCACTCTTTTCAGCGTCCTTCCTGTGTCGGTCTGACAAGCTTCTGTCGGACAACGCCAAAGGCCTTTTCTCCGACTTCTCTTGCGACAATCTTGATCGCCTCGGTTTTTCCATCCATCACCATGCTCATGAGGACGGCCCCGCGCACATACTTCGAGACGGTTGTCCCTTCCTCCTGAGCGCACTTCTCAATAAGTCTGCGCTCCTGTTCGGTGACTTTGAATTGGAGCGTCTCGGATTTTGTGTCATCTAGTTTCATTCATCCCTCCGTTGATGAGTGGAATATATAATATAATATATATTGGCCGGTCAATCCCTCACCACATAAAGTTGCTCACATATAAAAGTCTTGATGGCCGTGCCGGGGGAGGGAGCCTCTTTACGAACAACAGTACTGGCTGGTTTTGCTCGTCAGGCGGTTTGTATGGTTTGTTTGAGGAAATCGGAAGGTGCTCCGTTCCGTCGCGGAGCGTGTAATGCGCTGATTAGGCCATTTCAATGGCTCGCATAATGAATGGATGCCAATAGGCTCCGCTGAAACCACCTGAGGAGGGATGGAGGATTGCGTACGCCAAAGCCTCGCTTCCATCATCCAGGGGGTAGAGCCAGGTTTCTGTCTGTTTGGCTCCTTCCATCGGTGCTCCTTCGTGGCCAAGAGATGGAAG
This window harbors:
- a CDS encoding tyrosine-type recombinase/integrase translates to MGLFKRNKVWWMTFVYQGRQIRRSTECTDRRLAEAVLGKIKVKLVEGRYFDRLEEQERTFAEMVERYVAERVVGASRHGERRARGVLAHLLPVFGKKTLVQVTPKEIAAYKWKRQQAGAAPATIVKELALMKTAFNIAIREWEWCRDNPVCRVSMGKVNNARVRYCDDETLARIYQACPTWLQPIVMLARYTGLRRENVVCLQWEQVDLTRGLIILDHTKNGDRLGIPLCDPAMKTLEAVRPARPLASGPVFLQHTEDREPVTPDMVTTAFRRACKSVGVTNFRFHDLRHTFASALVQKGVDLYRVQRLLGHRDGRMTQRYAHLAPENLREAVQVFKDDYHKFSTMPGVGPTRLVLTA
- a CDS encoding helix-turn-helix domain-containing protein, translating into MLTVKELSAWLNIKESTLYLWASKNKIPCRRIHGLVRFEPEDIRKWLDAFESATASRLPALRRDDTRDLDHLIEAAKCEVYTPRHGETRPKSGLIQKEDADGAV
- a CDS encoding replication initiation factor domain-containing protein, with amino-acid sequence MDSGFTLTIDWLAFTVLASNPQETMKVLGGDWSKAKGGFRGYPLSWMRAGGLRGVGKLGTNAPRRPNEIHVDLSGGLASALTLDQIRALLKWVHKQQGHVTRIDCALDDRAGSVPVSTIREAVAAGQCVTRAAQVRHIVSNLTHGTGATTGETMYFGSPQSQTLLRIYDKRLELQSKGQENWQEYGTRWELELKKDRAEQCARALASLQEADWKELVIGLLRSYVDFRDITKETEEEERYRAPVVEWYALLTEGFQKGRLAQEKQVQTLQNVKRWVSDTLTPMLAVICATPGGEEWLLNEIVRGIARWKDRHRNLLTQPPTRFHRSAGGHAGSPW